From Homo sapiens chromosome 6, GRCh38.p14 Primary Assembly, the proteins below share one genomic window:
- the PRR18 gene encoding proline-rich protein 18, which translates to MPFPPMPPPPAPAPGAQAARQLPRRPCAAGDKKKRPPQRPEGLLSSSWPSATLKRPPARRGPGLDRTQPPAPPGVSPQALPSRARAPATCAPPRPAGSGHSPARTTYAATSAGTGTTAAGTSSGAGPCPDSAARFCLNLTPEAVLVIQKRHLEKQLLARPRRPFPSPSAEPRRLLAPCLPARAAGPRRGGPASDPDAPPTAGQGRRAPPPGAQLLHGGLQVPQLSPRPGALRPMLKVSLLNERHRYDDVEYEEEPEAVDEGLVRKCTEWLRGVESAAAARGRAGALDSRRHLSTL; encoded by the coding sequence ATGCCCTTCCCGCCCatgccgccgccgcccgcccccgccccgggGGCCCAAGCCGCGCGCCAGTTACCCCGGAGGCCCTGCGCCGCGGGGGACAAGAAGAAGAGGCCCCCACAGCGGCCCGAGGGGctcctctccagctcctggccctcCGCCACGCTCAAGAGGCCGCCGGCCCGGCGCGGCCCCGGCCTGGACAGGACGCAGCCGCCGGCCCCTCCGGGCGTCTCCCCCCAGGCCTTGCCCAGCCGCGCGCGGGCCCCAGCCACGTGCGCCCCGCCCCGGCCGGCAGGCTCCGGCCACAGCCCAGCGAGGACCACCTATGCGGCGACCTCGGCGGGGACGGGGACCACCGCCGCGGGCACCTCCTCGGGGGCGGGGCCTTGTCCAGACTCCGCTGCGCGCTTCTGCCTGAATCTCACCCCCGAGGCCGTCCTGGTCATCCAGAAGCGTCATCTGGAGAAGCAGCTGCTGGCGCGGCCCCGCAGGCCCTTCCCCTCACCCTCGGCCGAACCCAGGCGCCTACTCGCCCCGTGTCTCCCGGCTAGGGCCGCGGGCCCGCGGAGGGGCGGCCCCGCCAGCGACCCCGACGCACCCCCCACCGCCGGCCAGGGCCGCCGCGCGCCTCCGCCCGGCGCCCAGCTGCTGCACGGCGGCCTGCAGGTTCCCCAGCTCAGCCCGCGGCCCGGGGCCCTGCGGCCGATGCTCAAGGTGTCGCTGCTCAACGAGCGGCACAGGTACGACGACGTGGAGTACGAGGAGGAGCCAGAGGCGGTGGACGAGGGCCTGGTACGCAAGTGCACGGAGTGGCTGCGCGGCGTGGAGTCCGCGGCTGCCGCGCGGGGCCGGGCGGGGGCCCTGGACTCACGGCGGCACCTGAGCACGCTGTGA